CTGTTTATCAAGGTTCAGCATATTTCCTGCCAGCACCATGCATATATATTTGGCATAAACCAACAGGAAAAAGATCACCGTCAGGAGGGAGAAATCACCCAGAATTTGGAGCGTATTGGATTTTTCGGATAAAATAGTGCTTACTGAAAACAGATTAAGTCTGTTGGCCGAGCAAAACACTACCAGGAAACTCATCATCATTGAGCTGATAATGACGAAGAAAATGACAGTATTACTATATGGTTTGTTTATTTTGGAAAGCTGGTCCCGCGGATCGTTATTGAAGAATTCAATTGGATTTATCAAACGGATAAATGAAAGCGGATTCAGGTTGAAAATCCATGCATTCAGGATCAGTATGATGATAAGAGCAATGGCGGCAAAGTTACCGAACGGTGAAAAAGAGATCGGTTTAATATTAATAAAATTAGAACTGGTATTTGGCGCTATACCTTTCTCATTTTGCTTTTTTTCATGGCACAGGAGGACGGTTTTATCGACTATTCCCGGGCTGCCATAGATCGTCAGCAGCAACTCGTCTTTCTTATAAAACTTGTAGAGGCTGTCTATATTGAGTTCCTGCCATTGATCCGGCGTAATTTTGTTTTGCAAAGCACCTTCCAGAAACAGGTAACTTTCATTGTCAGCATTGAGGAGCAGCGAATATCTTCTGTTTTTAACCAAGTCAATGTAAAGACTTACAAACCGGGTTCCTTCATTGATCCCCTGTGAGAACGGGACATAGTTTTTGTACTGACCATTATATACCAGCCAGTCGTTCTGATAATTGTAAATGGGGAAAAACTGCTCGGGAGGCGTGACCTTGACGGCGCTTTGAGCAAATGTTCCGAATAGCAAAAGTGCTGTAAAAAAAGCCCAATAAATAGGTGAAAATATGGACTTCATCAGTATAAAAAAGGGCGGGGTTTCCCCAGCCCTCTTATCAAGTTATATGTAAGCAGGTAACTATTTCTTTCCAAGGGCGATCAACATGGTTTCACCGATCAGGGCAGGTGACTCCGCTACAAAGATACCTGATTCTTTCATGATCCTGATTTTAGCTTCTGCTGTATCGTCAGCACCGCCGATGATAGCACCAGCATGGCCCATACGACGGCCTTTTGGAGCAGTTTGTCCGGCGATAAATCCTACAACCGGTTTTTTGTTACCTGTTGATTTCACATAATGTGCAGCCTCGGCTTCCATGCTACCACCGATTTCACCGATCATGACGATCGCTTCTGTCTCAGGGTCGTTCATTAGCAGCTCAACCGCTTCTTTAGTAGTTGTACCAATGATAGGGTCACCACCGATACCGATCGCCGTAGTTTGTCCCAATCCTGAACGTGTCAGCTGATCAACCGCTTCGTAAGTCAATGTACCTGATTTTGATACAAGCCCTATCGTTCCTTTTTTGAAGATAAAGCCTGGCATGATACCTACCTTACATTCCTCTGCGGTAATAATCCCAGGGCAGTTAGGGCCTATCAAACGGCAATTTTTACTTTTGATATATTCTTTCGCCTGCATCATGTCTTTGGTAGGGATACCCTCAGTGATACAAACGATTACGCCGATACCAGCATCCGCGGCTTCCATGATTGCGTCAGCGGCAAATGCCGGCGGAACGAAAATGATGGCGACGTCTGCACCGGTGGCACGTACTGCAAGGTCAACCGTGTTAAAAACAGGTCTTTCCAAATGAGATAGCCCGCCTTTGCCAGGAGTTACACCACCTACAACATTAGTACCGTATTCGATCATCTGCTGGGCATGAAAAGACCCTTCCGAACCAGTAAATCCCTGAACTATAATCTTAGAATTTTTATTAACTAAAACGCTCATGTTGGTAAATCAGTTTTTTTGGTAAAAGTAGAACGAAAAGCACGAAGTAGCAAAATGTAACCAGAATTTGTAAATTGCTTTTTTGATAATTTGACGCCATTTTATGGATATACTTAGCAATCCTCATATATTTTCCAATCTTGTTTTAAGCTTCACGAGCCTGTTTATTTTTTTCAGATATTTCAATGAGCAACCTGCTATTACCAGATGGCTCTGGGGAATATTCCTGTTCAGTATTTCACTCGTCGCGTTGACGGACCTGCTTGTATACGCAGGTGTGCAGAGTCTCGAGAAAGTGCGTGGAGTAATTGTTGCGGGAGAAATGACTTTGGGAGCGTTTTGCCTGGTATCGGCATCGTGGTGCCTGATCATGCGATACCAGGGAGGTAATTTTCTATTTTATTCAACCCTTGGCCTTGGCCTGCTGCTATTTTACTGCATTACCTGGTTCAATGTGGAGTATGTGGGATTGATCATTAAATCACTGTGTATCCTGATCACATTACTGATCTCCTGCGTGGGACTGGCAAGTCGGCAGAAAAGCGCACTCTGGGTGGTATTCTCAATGATGCTGCTGGCACTTTCCACCAAGTCGGGCAGGTTGCCCATTCCGATGGACCCTGTGGATATTAACCATTATATGATGGTGCTTTCGGTAATTTGCGTAGGCAGGGCCGTCAGGGATCAGTATAAGGTCCTGTTCTGACGTTTTAGTTTTCAAACAATTGTTAATGAATTGTATTTTTAAAAAGCCGTGTTGTAAATTGCGTCAGTTAATTTAAAACAAACAAGTTTACTAATACTCAGAATATGAAAAGGACTAAGTATGGCGTAATGCTTCTTGCCTCAGTTTTGGCTTTCGGAGCTGTTACAA
The genomic region above belongs to Dyadobacter pollutisoli and contains:
- a CDS encoding DUF4271 domain-containing protein; this translates as MKSIFSPIYWAFFTALLLFGTFAQSAVKVTPPEQFFPIYNYQNDWLVYNGQYKNYVPFSQGINEGTRFVSLYIDLVKNRRYSLLLNADNESYLFLEGALQNKITPDQWQELNIDSLYKFYKKDELLLTIYGSPGIVDKTVLLCHEKKQNEKGIAPNTSSNFINIKPISFSPFGNFAAIALIIILILNAWIFNLNPLSFIRLINPIEFFNNDPRDQLSKINKPYSNTVIFFVIISSMMMSFLVVFCSANRLNLFSVSTILSEKSNTLQILGDFSLLTVIFFLLVYAKYICMVLAGNMLNLDKQVDTIFIKIVQSSYLFYACIFLLVFTLGFNHINWLDGIRSYILLPFLIFYLARFIGLYVVTKPSGALINLYLFSYLCVIEIIPLIVSIKFAL
- the sucD gene encoding succinate--CoA ligase subunit alpha, with amino-acid sequence MSVLVNKNSKIIVQGFTGSEGSFHAQQMIEYGTNVVGGVTPGKGGLSHLERPVFNTVDLAVRATGADVAIIFVPPAFAADAIMEAADAGIGVIVCITEGIPTKDMMQAKEYIKSKNCRLIGPNCPGIITAEECKVGIMPGFIFKKGTIGLVSKSGTLTYEAVDQLTRSGLGQTTAIGIGGDPIIGTTTKEAVELLMNDPETEAIVMIGEIGGSMEAEAAHYVKSTGNKKPVVGFIAGQTAPKGRRMGHAGAIIGGADDTAEAKIRIMKESGIFVAESPALIGETMLIALGKK